A window of the Deltaproteobacteria bacterium genome harbors these coding sequences:
- a CDS encoding TIGR01777 family protein — MKVFITGGTGFVGTHLMQQLTGQGYLVTLLTRSIRPGRTLPSRAVYLEGDPTNPGPWQDEVASHEIIVNLAGASIFSRWTESYKKAIYDSRIRTTRNVVAALAPRKGQETVLLNASAVGYYGFHEDQELDEETPPGNDFLAVLARDWENEAKKASEFGVRVVLCRFGIVMGEKGGALDQMVPIFKKGLGAPLGSGEQWFSWIHQQDLSAALLFLIDRKEFSGPVNCTSPYPVRNRELTKILGEVLGKPTFMPAVPGFMLRIIIGEFGNVLLKGQRVLPKKLLTLGYSFRFPLLKEALSDLLKKTVI, encoded by the coding sequence ATGAAAGTCTTTATAACCGGCGGAACGGGCTTTGTAGGCACACACCTGATGCAACAATTGACCGGTCAAGGATACCTGGTGACTCTGCTGACCAGATCCATCAGGCCGGGCCGCACCTTGCCGTCCAGAGCGGTTTATTTGGAAGGCGATCCCACCAATCCCGGACCCTGGCAGGATGAAGTCGCTTCCCATGAAATCATCGTCAACCTGGCCGGGGCCTCGATTTTCAGTCGCTGGACCGAGTCTTATAAAAAAGCCATTTATGACAGTCGTATCCGGACGACCCGAAATGTCGTGGCCGCTCTTGCCCCCCGGAAGGGTCAGGAGACGGTTTTGTTAAATGCCTCGGCCGTGGGTTACTACGGGTTTCATGAGGACCAAGAGCTTGATGAAGAAACCCCTCCCGGCAATGATTTTTTAGCTGTCTTGGCCAGGGATTGGGAAAATGAAGCTAAGAAGGCCTCTGAATTCGGGGTCCGGGTGGTCCTCTGCAGGTTTGGTATCGTAATGGGAGAAAAGGGGGGGGCCTTGGATCAGATGGTCCCTATTTTTAAAAAAGGATTAGGGGCCCCCCTGGGCAGCGGGGAGCAATGGTTTTCCTGGATTCATCAACAGGATTTGAGCGCCGCCCTCCTTTTCTTAATCGACCGGAAAGAATTTTCCGGCCCGGTGAACTGCACTTCCCCCTATCCGGTACGCAACAGGGAACTGACCAAAATTCTTGGAGAGGTCCTGGGAAAACCGACCTTTATGCCGGCTGTCCCCGGTTTTATGCTCCGGATCATTATAGGTGAATTCGGCAATGTGCTTCTGAAAGGACAGCGGGTCCTGCCGAAAAAATTGCTTACTCTGGGGTATTCTTTTCGGTTCCCCCTTTTAAAAGAGGCCCTGAGTGACCTTTTGAAAAAAACTGTAATCTAG